A genomic window from Capra hircus breed San Clemente unplaced genomic scaffold, ASM170441v1, whole genome shotgun sequence includes:
- the GPR173 gene encoding probable G-protein coupled receptor 173: MANTTGEPEEVSGALSPPSAVAYVKLVLLGLIMCVSLAGNAILSLLVLKDRALHKAPYYFLLDLCLADGIRSAVCFPFVLASVRHGSSWTFSALSCKIVAFMAVLFCFHAAFMLFCISVTRYMAIAHHRFYAKRMTLWTCAAVICMAWTLSVAMAFPPVFDVGTYKFIREEDQCIFEHRYFKANDTLGFMLMLAVLMAATHAVYGKLLLFEYRHRKMKPVQMVPAISQNWTFHGPGATGQAAANWIAGFGRGPMPPTLLGIRQNGHAASRRLLGMDEVKGEKQLGRMFYAITLLFLLLWSPYIVACYWRVFVKACTVPHRYLATAVWMSFAQAAVNPIVCFLLNKDLKKCLRTHAPCWGTGAPAPREPYCVM, translated from the coding sequence ATGGCCAACACCACTGGAGAGCCCGAGGAGGTGAGCGGTGCACTGTCTCCACCATCAGCAGTGGCTTACGTGAAGCTGGTGCTGCTGGGACTGATCATGTGcgtgagcctggcaggcaacgCCATCTTGTCCCTGCTGGTGCTCAAGGACCGTGCCCTGCACAAGGCTCCTTACTACTTTCTGCTGGACCTGTGCCTGGCTGACGGCATACGCTCTGCCGTCTGCTTCCCCTTTGTGCTGGCTTCTGTGCGCCACGGCTCCTCATGGACCTTCAGTGCGCTCAGCTGCAAGATTGTTGCCTTTATGGCTGTGCTCTTTTGCTTCCATGCGGCCTTCATGCTGTTCTGCATCAGCGTCACACGCTACATGGCCATCGCCCACCACCGCTTCTATGCCAAGCGCATGACACTCTGGACATGCGCAGCTGTCATCTGCATGGCCTGGACCCTGTCTGTGGCCATGGCCTTCCCACCTGTCTTCGACGTGGGCACCTACAAGTTCATCCGTGAGGAGGACCAGTGTATCTTTGAGCATCGCTATTTCAAGGCCAATGACACGCTGGGCTTCATGCTTATGTTGGCCGTGCTCATGGCAGCCACACATGCTGTCTATGGCAAGCTGCTCCTCTTCGAGTATCGTCACCGCAAGATGAAGCCTGTGCAGATGGTGCCAGCCatcagtcagaactggacattcCATGGCCCTGGGGCCACTGGCCAGGCTGCTGCCAATTGGATCGCTGGCTTTGGCCGAGGGCCCATGCCACCAACCCTACTGGGTATCCGGCAGAATGGGCATGCAGCCAGCCGGCGGCTGCTGGGCATGGACGAGGTCAAGGGTGAAAAGCAGCTGGGCCGTATGTTCTACGCAATCACACTGCTCTTCCTGCTTCTCTGGTCACCCTACATCGTGGCCTGCTACTGGCGTGTGTTTGTGAAAGCCTGCACCGTGCCCCACCGTTACCTGGCCACTGCTGTTTGGATGAGCTTCGCCCAGGCTGCCGTCAACCCAATCGTCTGCTTCCTGCTCAACAAGGACCTCAAGAAGTGCCTGAGGACTCACGCCCCCTGCTGGGGCACAGGTGCCCCAGCTCCTAGAGAACCCTACTGTGTGATGTGA
- the TSPYL2 gene encoding testis-specific Y-encoded-like protein 2, with amino-acid sequence MDRADEGPPAKARRLSGSEPPQSELLPPPPPPPPPPPPPPLLRLPLPPPQQRPRLQEETEAAQVLADMMGVGLGPALPPPPPYVILEEGGIRAYFTLGAGGPDWEPAVESGYGGSPPLAESLETLSPSEVSGGSLEIDFQVTEPSSFAGEKALETCSAGGRGYQRLAGPRGREETVIIVEDDDEDEKESVRKRRRRRKRKPRKVKRESPEKNAEKIECILQALENIQLDLEAVNIKAGKAFLRLKRKFIQMRRPFLERRDLIIQHIPGFWVKAFLNHPKISILINQRDEDIFRYLTNLQVQDLRHISMGYKMKLYFQTNPYFTNMVIVKEFQRNRSGRLVSHSTPIRWHRGQEPQAHRHGNQDASHSFFSWFSNHSLPEADRIAEIIKNDLWVNPVRYYMMGEGGYRTSRKKQEKEESKNKDEYEVVIVEDSDDYHIMEDIIGETSDSDGITDNETIHDVKISDFMETTDCFETTDNEITDISESLCDSECPGHNETTDNNESPNDNETTDNNESADDNSENPEDDNTDENEENPDDNNENADENPNGDDENPKDGNQRSSVNNQDSSDSDNEGDNDGSDIEDNDGNEGDNEGSDDDGNEGDNEGSDDDDRDIEDYENYLEDSDKDHRNNTNQDDYEDEVENISEEESSVEEEEEGSEEGSEQGENSNDEGIEEDSGEEDSEDSDMEKVLQVQNPWAIPGKRGKMG; translated from the exons ATGGACCGCGCAGATGAAGGGCCTCCGGCCAAGGCCCGCCGCCTTAGTGGCTCTGAGCCCCCTCAGAGcgagctgctgccgccgccgcctccgccgcctcctcctcctcctcctcctcctctcctgcgcCTGCCCCTGCCTCCACCTCAGCAGCGCCCGAGGCTCCAGGAGGAAACCGAGGCGGCACAGGTGCTGGCTGACATGATGGGGGTGGGACTGGGCCCCGctctgcccccgcccccgccctatGTCATTCTCGAGGAGGGGGGTATCCGCGCGTACTTcaccctgggggctgggggtccCGACTGGGAGCCCGCGGTCGAGTCAGGGTATGGGGGGTCGCCCCCTCTCGCGGAGAGCCTAGAAACGCTCTCTCCCTCAGAGGTTTCTGGGGGAAGCCTGGAGATTGACTTCCAGGTGACGGAGCCCAGCAGCTTTGCAGGAGAGAAGGCCCTAGAAACCTGTAGCGCAGGGGGGCGGGGGTACCAGAGGTTAGCCGGTCCAAGGGGGAGAGAAGAGACCGTCATCATCGTGGAAGACGACGACGAGGATGAAAAGGAGAgcgtgaggaagaggaggaggaggaggaagagaaagcccAGGAAGGTGAAGAGGGAAAGCCCAGAGAAGAATGCTGAGAAGATAGAGTGCATCCTGCAGGCTCTGGAAAACATTCAACTAGACCTGGAGGCGGTGAATATCAAGGCAGGAAAGGCCTTCCTCCGTCTCAAGCGCAAGTTCATCCAGATGCGGAGACCCTTCCTGGAGCGCAGAGATCTTATCATCCAGCATATCCCAGGCTTCTGGGTCAAAGCA TTCCTCAACCACCCCAAAATTTCAATCTTGATCAACCAACGTGATGAAGACATTTTCCGCTACTTGACCAACCTGCAG GTACAGGATCTCAGACATATCTCCATGGGCTACAAAATGAAGCTGTACTTCCAGACAAACCCCTACTTCACAAATATGGTGATTGTCAAGGAGTTCCAGCGCAACCGCTCAG GCCGGCTGGTGTCTCACTCCACCCCAATTCGCTGGCACCGGGGCCAGGAACCTCAGGCCCACAGGCATGGGAACCAGGACGCCAGCCACAGCTTCTTCAGCTGGTTCTCAAACCATAGCCTCCCAGAGGCTgacaggattgctgag ATTATCAAGAATGACCTGTGGGTTAACCCTGTGCGTTACTACATGAtgggagaagggggctacagaacaagcagaaagaagcaagaaaaagaagaaag TAAAAACAAGGATGAATATGAAGTGGTGATCGTGGAAGACTCTGATGACTATCACATCATGGAAGACATTATTGGAGAGACCTCAGACAGTGATGGTATCACCGACAATGAGACCATTCATGACGTCAAGATCTCTGACTTCATGGAGACTACTGACTGCTTCGAGACCACTGACAACGAGATAACTGACATCAGTGAGAGCCTCTGTGACAGCGAGTGCCCTGGCCACAATGAGACCACCGACAACAATGAAAGCCCCAATGACAATGAAACCACTGATAACAATGAGAGTGCTGATGACAACAGTGAGAACCCTGAAGATGACAACACTGATGAGAACGAAGAGAACCCTGATGACAACAATGAGAATGCTGATGAGAACCCCAATGGTGATGATGAGAACCCCAAAGATGGCAACCAAAGGAGCAGTGTCAACAACCAGGACAGCAGTGACAGTGACAATGAAGGAGACAATGATGGCAGTGATATTGAAGATAATGATGGCAATGAAGGTGACAATGAAGGTAGTGATGATGATGGCAACGAAGGTGACAATGAAGGCAGCGATGATGATGACAGAGACATTGAAGACTATGAGAATTACCTTGAAGACTCTGACAAGGATCACCGTAACAATACCAACCAGGATGACTATGAGGACGAAGTAGAGAACATCTCTGAAGAAGAATCGtcagtggaggaagaggaggagggcagTGAGGAAG GCAGTGAGCAAGGTGAGAACAGCAATGATGAAGGAATTGAAGAAGACTCAGGAGAGGAAGACTCAGAAGACTCCGACATGGAGAAGGTGCTTCAGGTCCAAAACCCTTGGGCCATCCCGGGAAAGAGGGGCAAAATGGGATAA